Proteins from a genomic interval of Mycolicibacterium madagascariense:
- a CDS encoding HpcH/HpaI aldolase/citrate lyase family protein, translating into MTAHPSDAIRAARSLLFVPGDRPDRFAKAVAAGPDLVVIDLEDAVGAADKDAARENARAWLAAGETAVVRINGSRTSWYEADLDMMCEHGTAAMVPKAEDPALLERLARSGISVVPLVETACGVSNARELAMADGVQRLAFGSIDLAAELGVDPTDRQALLVARSALVLASAAARLPGPVDGVTTALTDRRQLVDDVTHARTLGFTAKLCVHPSQVAAVHDATAPSADEVAWAQTILTAADPAGSATTVDGEMVDAPVLSRAQRIIDQTARA; encoded by the coding sequence ATGACGGCACACCCCAGCGACGCGATTCGTGCCGCGCGCTCGCTGCTGTTCGTCCCCGGCGATCGGCCAGACCGTTTCGCCAAGGCGGTGGCCGCCGGCCCCGACTTGGTGGTCATCGATCTGGAGGACGCGGTCGGTGCCGCGGACAAGGACGCGGCTCGCGAGAACGCGCGGGCTTGGCTGGCGGCCGGTGAGACCGCGGTCGTAAGGATCAACGGATCGCGAACATCTTGGTACGAAGCGGATCTCGACATGATGTGCGAACACGGAACGGCTGCGATGGTGCCCAAGGCGGAGGATCCGGCACTCCTGGAGCGCCTCGCGCGCAGCGGCATCAGCGTGGTGCCGCTGGTGGAGACCGCCTGCGGCGTGTCGAACGCGCGTGAGCTGGCAATGGCCGACGGTGTCCAACGGCTGGCCTTCGGCAGCATCGACCTCGCCGCCGAACTGGGCGTTGACCCTACCGATCGGCAGGCCCTGCTGGTCGCAAGGAGCGCACTGGTACTCGCGTCGGCGGCGGCGCGGCTACCCGGACCCGTCGACGGAGTCACCACGGCGCTGACCGACCGCCGGCAACTGGTCGACGACGTGACCCACGCGCGGACGCTCGGATTCACCGCGAAGCTTTGCGTCCACCCCTCCCAAGTCGCGGCCGTCCACGACGCCACCGCCCCCTCGGCGGACGAAGTCGCCTGGGCACAGACGATTCTCACCGCCGCAGACCCCGCGGGCTCGGCGACGACCGTGGACGGCGAGATGGTCGACGCGCCAGTACTCTCCCGGGCCCAGCGAATCATCGA